From the Cloeon dipterum chromosome 4, ieCloDipt1.1, whole genome shotgun sequence genome, the window TGGAATGCGGCTCCGGCGAGAGGCGCGTCGGCGACGACGGCGCCGACTGGCTGGACGACGAACTCAGCGAGCGCAGCGGGCTGTCCGGCTTGGCCCTGGGCACGTCGCGGCTCACCTCGGACAGCCGGAACTTGGGCAGGCTGGTGTTGTTGTTGGCCAGATCGTGCGCGATCAGTCGGCACAGTCGGTCCGACAGCCGTTTGATCTCGTCGGCCAGGTTGAGGCTCGGCAGGTGCTGGCCGGACACGCGCCGTGAAGACAGGCAGCAGCTGTCCGACGCCCGCCGCTCCGTGGCGAGTCTTTCCATCAGGCGGCTGTGCACGGCGGTCGGCGCGTCCTGAAAGATGCGGCCCAAATGCACGCCAGAGATCAGTTTTTTGGCTCTTTTTTTACTATACTGCTTTAGAATCTTTGACAGGTAAATTCGAGGgagtttttgaaataaatttatctatttgAAAAGTGAGAATTAACGtctttaaagaaaaagaatGTCATAGAGACTGTAAACAGAATTAAGCACTCTTAAAAAAGTTGCCGAACGCCTTTTTTAGCCAATTAGAACCCCACGGCGGAAGATCTCTTAAACCATATTCCGcaaccattaattttttagtgtcTACTTGCAGCAAAAGAGATGGTCTTAATGATTTATAATTGCACAAAcgcattaaaagttgattttaacAGCGAGTGCAAACActtaaaacgatttaaatcaatttttaatatgtttccGCGATTATATATCGATAGACCAACTATTTTAGCTGCAAGAAGACACCAAATAATTGGTTGGAGAATAAAGAGCGATAACCGAGAGGCATGGGGTTTGAAATGCGTTCGGTGACTTTTCTGATAACTCTTATCTCTGATTTAATTCGCTCTCTAGCCAATaagcaaatattaataaaaaaactcgtgagcaatttattaaaggaaaaaaacgtCAGGATTTAgcgctttaatttttgcagaaattaatttcaggatATGCGCAGCTATgattgagataaaaataattgccaaAGTATATAgtagcctggttttaattatattcaacatatatagtaaatattaaaatttcatgattcgtgctcatttgatggtctcCCAATTAGggaaagctcagaaaaaatagttgactgtctaaaattaacagcccttacagcaatttttaaacaactttTGCCAGGGCGTTTTTTTGgagattgaaattattttaaatcgtaatttaatttaacacagCCGAAGAGAGTCTTACAAATTACATTGGGATCTGctaaatttcagtaaaaagagtaaaaattaaattaaaatagtccAAAAATCCTGTAAGTtcctgttttgtttttataacattgtattcaattataatttttatttttaaatttagttaaccaaaaattcaattaaaaaattgaaataagccCTTTTTCAGATTTCTCCTGTCAAAGGGTTCCAGAGCAGTTTAAAATGCGTAGCAACCAGGTTTTTTTCTTGAGCAAAAATCCGATCTGGGGTGTTTGTTGTACCTGGAAGCTGTAGTGGGTGAACTCCTCGCCGAACTCGAGCACCGAGTCCGGCGAGCTGGGCAGCGAGCTGTGCGGCGAGGGCGAGCACACGCGCATCGAGTGGGCCGACTGTCCGGCCGGTGCGACGCAGTTGGACAGCGAGATGCTGTGGCACGCCTGGTCGAACACGTACGGGCTGTTGGGGTGCTCGCCCCACCGCTCCACGAAGCCGCGCAAGTTCTCCTTGGACACgtcgagcggcggcggcgacggcggctcCTCGACCACCACGGTCGGCGCCGCGGCCGCCACTACGGCGGTCGGCGCGGCGCCCTGCGGCGCCGCCCGCTTCCGCAGCCACGGGTGCGTCAGACACTCGGACGCCGTCAGACGGGCGCTGCTCTCCGGACAGACAAACAAGCCCGGGTTAGAGAGACACTAGCAAGGCGCAAAAATccagatttgtttttttttttggcattttagcATGCACCAAATGGacgatgttttattttgcggcTGGCTCCGAATTAGGCcgtcaaatcaaattttattattttataaatacgAGAAAATCTGTTTGGAACTCGCTGTTGGTTGGAAAATAGAGAATTCCtggaaatatttggaaaatttgtgtaaaaatttgtattggtACACCAGCAGCGAGTTACCtacagattttcaaatttttagggTAAAATTTGGGCTGACTGCCTAATTAGGACCAACTCTATATGTATGTTTCTTGTTCAACTGGCatgagtgaattttaattgaataatattgtGCTTCGTTTCCGTGTGACACCTCGGCAGAAAGTTCGTTTTCAACTATCTTTAAACCAAATAGagaaatggatttaaaaatattgtccaCTCGTTGTTGGAAACgcgtcatattttttttatttatcatgaCCTAATTTCGGATACTCCTGCAAGCCCTATAATCATGAtggcacaaaaattaaattagaacaTTCTTTAATCTTGAACAGCTCCGGTTTAATTTCGTTGACTTTAGAGATTTTTGTACCGTCTCATAATTAGAAGCCGAATAAACTCGATCGTTTATGATTAAATTCGACGTTTTACCAACCAGGACAAGTGCACTTAACTTCTCTGcacaatgaaagaaaattcagaATTGAACAATGAAGAATACAGTTCATCAGTTTGAATCACGACATATTTTGTTACATCCGAAACGTAATTGACTTTGCTGCCAAGGTGTTgtttaatttgtgttaatgaataaataattatggatGAGGCAATATTTTATGTAGACGTCAATCTCTACATCAAGCATTTGCCATTCTTTTTCTAACGATTTTATCTGGTTAGTCACTAGACTATTCTAATCAAAAACAAGCTatatgatataaaattaaataaaatgtggagTGGTCATtttagattattaaaaaatcgtagacaaagagtgaaaagataattaaatcatttatgtGTCAACTCGAGAGTTTTACTACATTGGATTTTTCTGCCAATCTCAAtagaaaaacaatgaaaaagagtccaaaaatttatttaaaaatttgtccattaagtttttaaaatttttttattgttaatcaACAAATGAATAATGTGACAAAAAATTCTAAGCATAACATGAccacgaaaatttaaatattggaagcaaaaataaaatgatttgaaagcGTTTGATCGAAAAgctacaaaaacaaaatcgacacaaacatttttttctccggaGAGAGGGTTAAAAACGGCAAACCGAGTCATGCGTGGGCTTTTTGTCCATCTGCAATCTCTATATAGTGCAAAAGATCCGCCTCCACGATTGCTGAGAGTGCGGATCGCGTCTAATGTCGCTCGTGAAAAAGCGGCCGACCAGCTCAGATTGCATCTAAAAGTAGTGCCTCATCCATGCGTTCGCCAGCAGTTGACTAAGAGAATATTTCTACGTTCTGTTCAGTGTGTTCTTCcctccaaaataaattaaaaacaaaaaagaagatGGATGCGTACCTTTGGTCCTTGAGCAGGAGACGCTCGATGAAGTCTTTGGCCTCGGCGGTGATCTCGTTGAACGCCTCGTCGTCGAAGTCGTAGTTGGCGATGGTCACGTTGGCCATGGTTTCGATATCAGTCTCGCCCATGAATGGCGACAGTCCAGACAGTCTGCGCACCAGAGATTGATGGGCTTCGTTAGTGAGCatgttataattaaaagcacGCCGCGTTTTTTTTGCCGATCTGTGATCTACGAGCCATTAGCTGAGTCACGCGCACACagccgatttaattttaattttcaccgcGTGTACATATTTCACAGTTGAAGACAAGAATTTAGGGAATGACTTtgagaatttcaaataaaaaattgggtcACAAACACGTGTCtacaaaatgttaatttttatggaacAATTTCAGACAATTTTGGTTAAACTAACGGCAAATTTGATGTCTTAGgacaaggtcaaaggtcactactgttaattttggtttataatttaaattttggaaatgagctCAGGGTTTTGGAACtttgaaaatgtgcttaaaaGTTGTCTGATGACATGTGTGTGaacttttgtaaaattttcaaagttatatttttattttcaaaaacgtatgcatgaaatttaaaaaactacgaatgttttcgatttttgcagATATTATTAACTCCAAATCTGCAGTTTTAACCATcggaattgaccagttgcataaacccttagttattgaagccgccaacagatggcgcaaccacagactttcttaaaaattttgttttaagtggttttaaggcatttttgctgcgatttcagactcaatgtagctattttgctttttttaattaatttgctttttttgacgtgctgaaaaccaaaattggtttagccattcgccgtagaaacgttggaaaagatttttttatttcaaaaaatagtttttcacgattctacggcgattggctgaaccgattttggttttcagcacgtcaaaaattagcaaattaattgaagaatgcacagtagctagattgagtctgaaatcgcagcggaagtgccttaaaatcgaaagtctacggtggcgccatctgttggcggcttcgaacacttagggtttatgcaactggtgaattgcgaatgattttggaaaaataagataaaaaatttgccacAATTTGAACGCAAAATCTATACCAGAAATGCAAAACTTCCATGACAGTAAAAAAGTCGAGCAAAGTCTCTCCGCTCTCAAAAGATAATCGCAGTTTTCTCAAACCCCTGTGCCAATTCGCGAAAAGCGTCACGAATTACAACCGCTGGCAACTTCTGTTTACAAATCGATCGGTTTGCAAACGCACCACTGTCGGGCTTATTTAAAGCGTTTATTAGCTCCCTCGCgccaaattgcaaaattcgctggcagctgctttaattaattatagcaGCCACAGCAGGCGGCGGCGATAAATCGGCCCTTCTGGACACCGGATTGTCTCCGCGCCGACCAGAACGAGAACTATATGAAATGAAGCCTAAACTCACAGCACGTAGCAGATGACCCCGACGGACCACATGTCCGTCCCGAAACCGATCTGGTCGAAGTTGACCACCTCAGGCGCCACGAACTCCGGAGTGCCGAAAAGCACCTGCAGCTTCTTCCCAGGGTCGAACTTGCGCGCCAAACCGAAGTCGATGATCTTGATTCGGTTGCCCGCCCGCGTCAGACATAAGATGTTCTCGGGCTGCAAAGATACCGAGTCACGATTTAAAGATTGAACTGAATgcgaaaatacacacacagagAAGTGTGGTGTCTAGAGTGAACTGACCTTCATGTCGAGGTGCAGAATGTTTTGTTTGTGGATGAATTCGACGCCCTCGCATATCTGTCTCATGAACACGGCGCACGATTTCTCCGTCAACACGAAGTCGTCGTCAATGACTCGCTCAAACAGCTCGCCACCAGTTATcctgaaatttgcaaaagagaattttcagcaaaatgtgttatttataatttcacactaaattaaaataagcctcgtgagaattaaaattgtcatttgctCATTTGTAGATGTTTAATCCCAGGataattttgacctttttctAATTCTTTGTGTTCaaacatgaattaaaattcactagGATAAAAGTTTAACtcattttagcaaatttgaGAAGGCAATTGCTATCTCTGTGtcctgtttattttaaattataatgtaatttttattctttcagctttccaaaagattaattttgttcttatttTACGTTCTTTTGGGCTTCtgaattattcaaagaaatcaaCTATTAGCTATACTCttaaagttttcattttaaaatgcttttggcTCTTGGAAACATAATGAAACATTctaattaatgtaattactACAgtataaagttttaaaacaaattaacaagCCTGCTAGAGGCTCAAcagtttccttttttaaagatgTGGAAACCATGATTTGGCTCCGCGTTGTGGCACtgtttataaaattagaaataatttcttgcaaaatttgcaattgataattaattctaTTGCTCATCTGGAAATTAACTGCTAATGGAAACTTACACGAAAAACGCGTTGTAATGGTCACTGAGAACAACAGAAACAGCTGGTCTAAAGTCAAACAAAACTCGAGATTTAATGTTCTCTTTCTGTCGCTCTcgctttatttattgcattttgcgTATTTTGAGAAGCGGTCGACGTGTTATTACCACTATACTTATCGCCACTagagagaatgagagagaaTAAGCAAGCGTCTGGCGCACGCGACTCGATTGTCGGCCGAGTTGCAACATGTGTGCAACTTTCCGTTGCACTCTTCGTTCTGAAAAGACCGGAATATGAAGATGATAATATGGAGCACGCGCGGAATAATTAGCACGTCGGTCCATTAGTGGTGGGTGCCCGCACTTGCCGCAATCGTCGGCGGCTTCGTTGCGCAATAATCCGTGCGACTGCACATTTCGCCAAGTGTAATCTAGCGAGATGCTGTAATTTCTGGATTCCACGCAAAGGATTTAGGGATGGAAATAGTCAAAGGGATTTGGATGATTCTCTTGGAAGGCAATCCACTCtcattttcaaaggaaattttgcGGCCAactctttgaaattaatcgtaaaataatttatttatgtaccttttattttaaagaggaatgatactggaaaagcctggaaaatgcttgttgccaatgcataaactcgtcccttaggattcagttaaagcctaaattgacctaagaagcaatgtaattttttgagaaaattggctggaaagttaccgcgCTTTtcaatggtaatggctgtctccttacttgaaatccgatttaatttcaaaatcaagagtttccccaataagtggcacacaccgttggacagattttgacgagaggaatcggaatatgccaagaaaatatgttcaatcactgtacattttggagaaaattggcaaaattcgaatttttactgtaggaaggtccttttttactattgcaaatggttgaacaaattgtttatggcatccaacaattcaaataattttcaaatgttgccCTGTataattccactttaatttgagctttattggccaacaattaagaacattttgcgcTGTTGAAGAATTTCATTGAGTTTTATTGTTggtaaaatttagcaacagttaatctctacaatgtgcaatgATGAAATAAGGACCTAGGaacggttaaatttctgatcttgccaaatttctcgaaaaattaaatggttttatcggtgatttttcgcttgatcttggtgcgatctatccaatggtgtgcggATTTCAGggaaaaaactttaaatcgtggttttacgGTAGGGAGACAATTTACGCTCGCCACTTAattagccaattttctaatattGAAACGCCAtgcaacctgggaaattttaaacatttcccTATTGTTTTTAGatagtatttcaagtaaaaggTAATAAGGATTTTCCCTAATTTTCTGTAAATGCTGAGAACTTAAAgagttaaattgaattttgcctgaaaaaaacacaattatcTCTTGATTGAATCCATACTTCCAAAACTCTAAAACAGAATAAGCAAAATTCCCGTAAATCctctaatttcaaaattaattaacaagaAAGCAATGAAACCATCTTTGATAGCTTAATTTCAGTTGATGGGgtgttattaaattatactcttgcaatttttaacaacgATGACCAgggaaaaaactgaaaaaaccTTTGATTCAACGAAGTTAGCAAGTGATCGGGAGCTCGGAAGGAATAAAATCTTTgtgtatttgattttaacatttgaaatgcttagaagtttaattttgaagccaATGAATTGTGACAGGAAAGTTGCAGTGCATTTGACTTTGATTAAAATGGTGTTGGAAATATACTTgccttttgttaatttttcttttaattgcgTTAAAAGTTATTGACAAATCAGggcttattttttaactggcCTAAACATCTGTGAATCAATTTCCACGTAAAAGGCGTTGGAAATTATAACATAAGATTTATGTAACGATTTCTTCAATGAACTTCACTATTTCCTCTTTCCTCGTTTACAGCCACGTTGTTCTTCCTTtgcgattttaaatataggtCCTAACCTCCTGCATGCCCGGCGTTTCTGTACTCGCGACGAGTATAATAAATTTCGTGGCGTGCTGCACGCTTAATTTTTCGCAGACGCGCGCACAACATGCTGTTTCCATCAAgcaaaggagagagagagagagagagagagagaaaaggcgGATGCGGCCGTGTGTTGTTCGAATACCTCTGGAGCAAGTCATAGAGCCGCGAAAAATAACCCTTTCGACcggattttaaataaacaacaagGCCAATGCCAAGACGTGTGCTCGCACAACAGCCAGCAAGCATTAACCACAACCACCCACCCTCCCACCCGCGAAACTCGTCGTCACACGAGCTGTGAGAGTTTGAAATACGGACCAAACCTTGACAGCAGATGCTCCCTAATTGGTCCGCGAGCACCGAATTAGCGGCTAAAAGCATCCAATGCTGTTGTTGTTTCGACACTAAAGAGGAATTTCACTAATAGAGCtgcttttcctttcaaaatgcCAGAAAACGGGATAAACACATAAAATCTGTTCGAAATTGTACTTCATTAGTTTTATTGTTAGTGATATATTATATCTTTGTTTTTTCCCCAAGCTACCACATTGCAGTAAAGAACTGTTGAGAAAAAGGCGCAAACATTGGCAAATAGGAACCGGTTGATCATGATAAACGAACAGTTGAATCGACGGTGCTATGAATGtgaatcaacaaaaaatcaaacaaattcgtttttcctaattttccttaaaatttaatttaatttatagcaaacctgaaaaattataaataaatttgaatatatttacaaccctaataaagtaaaataaaaatatagcacggtaaatcacaaaaattatggttatgaaattactaaaaattaactcagcattgaaattttcaattgagatacaataaatatttgtttaaatttgtaaagaaTATACAGAGTCCTCATAAATATGAGAATCTTAATATTCAAGGTGATAAATGGATTAAATCGGCATGAATTtgattagaaaatattattttctctcccGAGTTTGAAAAGACACTTTAAAAATCTAGACACGTCTTTCTTAACTGGCGTTTGGCTCAGCTGAGTTTTTTGCCCGCCACGACGCAAATATGGTGCGTCGGATTTTACAATGTGGGAATTAATAAGTTGCGCAAATGAGCGAGCGGGGGATAAACAGTCGGGCGTTATAGTGAGTGACTCGCATTCGTGAGTGTGTTGTGCCGAAGCGCATCGCCATCTGACTCTGACTTTGGCCACTGGCGGCCCCAAAATAAACACcccttgcttgcttgctttcttGCTCTCGCAAACGCCACTGGCCTTCACTCTGCGTGCGATGCCCATGCCCAGCGTCCGCGTCGACAcaaaatcacaattattaCGAACGACACGTTAGCATGATATAGAACGTCTGTCACGAGGAAAAAacgtatattttaattttgttactaAGAACGGCGCATATCTAGATATTtcattgaattatatttttaaaaaattggcctatattttttgtcattatcACCGTCGGAGTTGTAGACCCAAGAAATgttcagtaaaatatttagagcTTGAACCAAACTTTATTTTAGGTAACTTTTTATACCTAACAATTgaggttaaataaatatttggctaggtcaaaggtcaaggtcacaagttttaaataataaattttgaaaaagaagcacatttttatatttttagagtaaatgtataaaatgatgcaaattttaatattcatctAACCTGAAACCTGCGacggtgatatttttttagagataTTTCGGGTTAAAAGTCAAAACCCGGCTTTGggtccaaaatcaaaataaacattgaaCGCGAGATCTCTGCTTTCGCTGGTCAGAAATTCAAAACCTGCATACCATTTAACACGTCTTGATGCCTTCTGACGAGCCATAAAAGTTTCAGGGTGGTAACTTCCACCCCTTTTCATCCCTCAGCATCCTCTCCtcgcctttttaaaattaattcatatttacaGCGCTAATTTCTCAGTAGCAGGCCCTGAATCATTGAAATCGTCTTCAAAATGGTTTTATACACCATCACTCATCAACCCCTAATTCACCCCTTGCATAAATATAGCAACATTTGCTTTATAGTGGTTCTTTAGTGCTACGCTGACTCAATACACGCactttttaacctttttatgtgattttatCAGACttttacagttaaatttagCTCTGGTTTAGCtatatttgtttgtaaatacTTTACCCCTactcaaaagaataaaaaaatagcatttcaTATGGAAAATCTTGatgtattttatgaaaaagcaatttaaatattttaaattttaatcagtatTTTTCAAGTCTTgcaaaattgacctaatttGTGAAGTAGACTataattcatcattttatttttagttagaaAATTTACCGAGACAAATTAGTGGATGATGGAAGTATTTTGCTCTGGTGATTATTTTCGTCTCGAGTAAAAATGATCTTTGCGTCGCAGAAATCTATCAAATGTGACGAATGGCTCGGCGTCGGCGCCGCTGCTCCGGCGCCCTGTGTAAAGTGCACCGTCTTTCGGCTGGACAAGCGCGATGAATATAAGCGTCTCGCGAGACGGTGACAGCGATTGCGTCGCGCAAAGACCCACTTTTCTCGCCACGAGACAAAACGAGCagccaattaatttgctagTTGTAAACACTTAAAACTAGTTTCTGAGGCTTTTACCGCcgtcatttttcttcttttacaAAGAATAAACAGTGCGCACGTGAAACCGAGAGGTTTGTACAGCGTCGCTTTctcagaaaattcaaatcaagatttgaaatgtatttttctggGTGCCTATTAGTCGTGCAAGCATCAAATAAACACGATTTGAAGTGCAtgtcttattttaaattggaatgatACAATGCaactattgaaaattatttgaattgctggatgccataaacaatttgttcagcaatttgcaataaaaaaggaccttcctacagtaaaatttcaaatttttccgattttctcccaaatttacagtgcgtgaacatattttcttggcatattccgattcctctcgtcgagatctgttcaacggtgtatgccacttattggggaaactcttggttttgaaattaaatcggatttcaagtaaggagacagcaaTTACCATtagaaaagcacggtaactttccagccaattttctcaaaaattacagtgctccttaggtcaatttaggctttaactgaatcctaagggatgagtttatgcattggtaacaagaatttttcaggcttttgcagtatcattcctctttaaaatgatttaaacttGTTTTAAAACACTGAATGAGTATTTAGATATTTtgctatataatttttaagcatcgcgaacactttttttaaaaaagaaatgctcTAAATTTTCGTAAGCCCTTGCAATCAACAGGTTTCAacgcacaatttattttcttaacaaaGATCTTAGGAAAATCCACTTTGCActctttgccaattttttttctgaaaggGAATGCTTGCATTCATTGCACCATTTGCAAGTGAGCAACTTTTTGTGCCCCTTCAAATGCAGCACGGAGTGGAATGCAGGCAAAAATGCGACTTCAAACGTCGATGCAGAGTGTCtgttcgaaaataaaatatcgtaAAAAGCGCCGGAATTCCGGGCCGAGCCAAAACACTGGCACGCTTCCAGCCGAGAATCGCCATGTGCATTCCGTCGCTGATTATTcccggcgtgtgt encodes:
- the LOC135941826 gene encoding MAP kinase-interacting serine/threonine-protein kinase 1-like — translated: MIKVDETDPVGELEPSFPYHGVNFRRNVDMKEFYDLQTEVGRGKFGTVYKCKEKATGLELAAKFVLTPRKEDRRNVEREVEIMKCLQHPRLIQLYDAFDNGKTMCLVLELITGGELFERVIDDDFVLTEKSCAVFMRQICEGVEFIHKQNILHLDMKPENILCLTRAGNRIKIIDFGLARKFDPGKKLQVLFGTPEFVAPEVVNFDQIGFGTDMWSVGVICYVLLSGLSPFMGETDIETMANVTIANYDFDDEAFNEITAEAKDFIERLLLKDQSARLTASECLTHPWLRKRAAPQGAAPTAVVAAAAPTVVVEEPPSPPPLDVSKENLRGFVERWGEHPNSPYVFDQACHSISLSNCVAPAGQSAHSMRVCSPSPHSSLPSSPDSVLEFGEEFTHYSFQDAPTAVHSRLMERLATERRASDSCCLSSRRVSGQHLPSLNLADEIKRLSDRLCRLIAHDLANNNTSLPKFRLSEVSRDVPRAKPDSPLRSLSSSSSQSAPSSPTRLSPEPHSTATDNRKCMRWGQIEIDIDSHTIRNMRNIFESSNTSSRSTTVVSSSSTTTTTTTSSECKSSKKVVATSQKQSVPLKSL